The Apium graveolens cultivar Ventura chromosome 3, ASM990537v1, whole genome shotgun sequence sequence taatggctagtttaccttgagttttaaaagaggaaaagaaaacaagaaatatAGCTGTACGAGTCATCTGCAAaaaaaaatgtaggtgtctttttGTCTGAAGTTTTTTTTCCAACAtccatgttgagtaaccagctcatctaaaaccttaaggtatTAGAGGAAGgtcccaataggatcatatatttaacactccccctcactcgaaagcccatttatgggtcgaagagtggaacacCGGCACCCATCTTTGGGGTATCAATTGCCTTTAGTGTCCACATTAAATTGTGAGAATGTTGGGGGTGGCTGGGAATCGAACCTTAGTCCTCCCGccagcctaagctctgataccatgttgagtaaccagctcatctaaaaccttaaggtatTAGAGGAAGgtcccaataggatcatatatttaacacaaACAAGATTCATACAAACTCAGTTTATTCTAGTTGCCATCATTATAATACATATTACACACTATACTTGGCTTCTACTATAACTATATGAATGGCACAACTTTCACATTGCCAACATTGAACCAGTACTATATGAAGCCTTCTGATTCATGTCGGTTTTCCCTTCATCTTCAAACTCATCGGTTTGGCATCGATAAGCATGTTCACCACCTCTCTCATATCGGGCCGCAATCTCGGGAGCTTTGTGGTGCAAAGTGTTGCAATCTTCAGGACCTTTATCATCTCATTTTGGACAAAGTCTGACGTCAACCTATGATCAAGAACTGCAGAAACATGCTCGGACTTGTCAAGGTGAGTTGAAACCCAAAACACTACATCTCTTCCTTCTCCGTATGTCTCCTCTATTGCTCTTCGACCAGTCACAAGTTCTAGTAAAACTACTCCGAAGCTATAAACATCGCATTTTTCTGTGATTTTCAGAGTATAAGCCAGCTCTACACATAAAATTTAGAATGCAACAAGAATTAGTACTCAAAAATAGATTACCATAGTGGAGAGGGGAAAGTCATGTCTTTGCATGTGCAGGTTTTATTTGCATCGTGCTACAGGGAAATACCTATTTTGTAACTCAGATAGAACTCTCAACACCCGATATGCTTTCTTTTCAGGTTTTGTTCTATGCATATATTTCTTAAGGTTAATTTTGTGTAATTAACATATAACATTCAAATTCTAACCATTAAGCATCTTCAAAGAAGACAATATACACTTGTAAGGTAAATAGAAAAGAACGTGGTATCTTTTTTCAAAGGAAAAAAACTTAGTATAACTCACCAGGGGCAATGTAACCATGAGTGCCAGCAAAACAGTTGGATTCAGGATCCTTAAAAGATTCTTGTACAACCTTTGCAACACCGAAATCTGCAATCTTTGGTTCATACTCCTCATCGAGTAATATGTTGGTAGATTTAATGTCTCTATGGATGATTGGTGGGGAACAATCATGATGCAAATAAGCCATCCCTCTAGCAACTCCTAATGCAATATTGTACCTCTGATTCCAATCCAGTTCTGGAATTCCACCTTTCATAGTGCGGTGTAAAGCCTGAAACAAATTACCGTTTGCCATGTACTCGAATACAAGATAATTTGAACCACCTTTTATTAGGAATGCGTACAATTTCAATATATTTCGATGCCTTATCTTTCTGAGAATCCCCGATTCTGCTGTCAATGTCTTTGTTGCTTTCCCTTCCCACAGTTGCTTCACAGCCACCGATTTTCCAACTTTCTTTGTATCAAGTCGATAAACTTTGCCTGTGCTCCCAGTGCCTATCAAATTATCTTCATCCAAATCACATATATCCTCGGCATCAAATTCAACGTGATGGAAAGTCTCGATCATCCACTTAGAATCTGACACCTTCTTTTCAAGGCTGTTTTCAATGTAAGCTTCTTTGAGTTTGAAGTTACGGTAACTCAATACCAACAAGACACTCAGCATGCAAACCAAAGCAAGTAGTATGATGACTAACATAATGCCTTTATCTTTGGAAATGGTCCCATATTTGTTTTCACAGATATTTAACCCCTGGCTTGAGTGGTTCTTTAAGTTCTTATTGATGCAAAGTTCCTTGTTCCCGATAAATGCTTGGTCTCCTCCCATTATTAAAAGATCAGATGCAAGTTTTCCAGATAGCTGGTTCCTAGACAAATCAATAGAGCTTAGCTTCAATTTCTGGAGACCTTCTGGAATGGAGCCGCTGAGTTGATTTCTTGAAAGGTTCAGCGAGTTTAACGAGCTCATCCTTCTGAAAGTATCTGGAATATTGTTACTCAAAGAATTTGAAGCAAGATCTAATTCAACCAACCTAGAACATTTACTTAAATCCGCTGGTATCGATCCAGTCAATGAATTTTGTTCCAGATGCAGATAAGATAATTGGTTCAGAGCACCGATGGATGAAGGTATTTCTCCAGAGAAGTCATTGTTACTCAGATGTAGTTTTTGGAGCTGCACGAGTTTGCCGAGTTCATTAGGAAGATAACCCGAAAATTTATTATTCGTCAATTCCAATGCACTCAAACGAATTGAATCCTTGATGTTTGAAGAAATGCCTCCACTAAAGTTATTATCACTGAAATCTATTATAACTGCATAAGGCAATGCCCATAAATCATCTGGAATATTCCCAGAAAGTTGGTTCTGATTAATCCTCAACCTTACTAAGGACTTGCAATTAGCATAATCATCTGATAATTCCCCAGAGAAATTGTTGTCCAGAGCAAGCAAATACTGTAAATTCCTATTTGCACACAAGAACTTTGGGAAGTAACCCGTGAATTTGTTCTCGGAAATATCCATACTATTCAGAGGTGAATACTTCCCAAGGTTTTCAGGAAATTCCCCTGAAAAACCATTTTTATAAATGGATAAACTAACCAGATGATGCATATCCCCAAAACCACGAGGAAATTCCCCTGAAAAGTTGTTCTTAGCAAGGTGAAAAACTGTTAAATTTTTCATGTTCCCAACTTCTGGAGGCAACGTTCCATACATTTGATTCGTTGAAATATCAAATTCCTTCAAGAGGTTGAGAGTAGCAAACTCCGGAGGTATTTGACCAGTCAAATTGTTAGCGAACAACTCTATCTTGTTGATGTTTCGTAGTTTTGATATATCTTTTGGAAAATTCCCGGTAAGCCTGTTTGTGGAAATGTCCAAGGTTTCCAAAGCATGTAGATCAAAAATTGACTCTGGAATTTCGCCCGTCAGATTAGATCCAGCTAGATATAGCCAAGTCAAGTTTCCAAGATTTCCAATACTCTCAGGTATTTCACcctcatcataatcatttataccaagTCCCAAAGAAACCAAACCTGTCAACTTCCCCACCCAAGTTGGGAACTTTCCAGTGAAGTAATTAGACGACAAATCTAAAACCTCCAACTTTACGAGCTTCGATAGATCAGGCAAGTTGCCATTCATATTATTTCCAGTGATATTCAAAACCCTGAGATTGCTGCAATTTGCCAACTCCAGTGGAAGAACTCCCGATATCACATTCGACGGTAGCACAAGAGAACTTAAACTTTCCAGCATACAAATCGACGGAGAGATCTGGCCTGACAAAGACTTATTATCAAGCGAGATTTCGACAACTCTCCCCGATTTTCTGTCACAAGAAACTCCAAAGAATTGACAAGGAGGGTTTGACTCTTTCCATGAATCCAGGTAATGTAAAGGGTCAATGAGCTGTTTTTTGAATTCTAGTAGAGCTTGGCTTTCAAGTGACTGTGTTTCATATGGTGTGAAAAGGTTGAAAAAAACAAGTAAAGTAACTAAAATTTGGAGGGAAAAAGGAGTCATTTTTGAAAACATAATGGATGGCAGTGTCATTTCACAAGATAAAGTTAAGGAAATGTTTCTTCATGAGCTCCATTATTGTCATGAGGTACCCCATACCATTACAGGACAGCAACACACAACATTGAATAAGTCACCTGCACAATAATGGGGTCTCCTTtaaaattaatattcaattactACAAAAGATACACTTAGTAATGGTAGGACATCAATTTGTTTTTAGTTGTGGCAGTATACTTGTACTCAATTAAATTGAAGTGGCTTTTAATTTAACCATAAGGTGATAACAACAGAATTTTTATTTTCTTCTTGTGTGTAAACTAAACAGTGAACACATTAAAAAGGAGAAAATCCAACAATTAAAGTAATCATCAAGAACCCTAAACAGATTAAATTTACTTACATAGCTACAAACACAACAGAAAGATCAAACAAGGTATCATAATTCATAAACAAAACAAGTACAAATATTCATTTTTACACATAATTAACAGTACAAATAGAACCTTAATCATATTAACAAAACTACTTCTATTGATCTTGCAATTCTTAGTTTCCTTGAATCTTTTTATTTGACAGAAGTTTCCTTGAATCTTAAACTCACAAGTCATTTCATATTTCATGAAGAATCACATATGTTTGTACACAAAATAACTAAAATTGAACTAAAAACACATCATAACAGAGCAGAAAATTACCAAGAAATATATGATTCTCTGCAAGCAACTGTAAAGCACACCACTCCAGCAGAACAGAGCTCAACAAAAGCCAAGAAACTAACAGTTTGAATGAAGGACACTAATATCTTCCAAGGGTAGTTGCCAAATCAACTTTTTATAAAGAAAATCCGAAGAAATAAAAGAGAAAAGCAAAAGGGAAGTGTTTGGCAGGTTATGAAAATGAAAAACATGggaacagagagagagagagagacaagaaAGAAAGTTGTAAAATGAAAAAGGAGATTAAGACGTAAGTTGATTCATTGTTTTCAGTGGTGTAGATAGAGTAGTCCAAAATGGTGATAAACGAGCTTGGGGTATAGCTATTTATTATTGCTCCTTTCCTGGGAACCATGAACATTGTTGCTTTGCTCTGGAATATGGGCTTTTATCCAAAATTAGAAAAATGAATTTAGTATTTATATAAACTAGGTGAAATTACGCGCCCTTCGCTGCGgtgtttatattttttttttaatttcatatataatttttagtGAGTTAAGTATATAGTGCTTTAGAACCTCTTAAAAATTATTAATTCTAATATATGAAAAACATTAAATATCAAGGTACTGTTGAAATCATAGAAGCTCTTTAGTAGAGCAAATAACTTAGAAAAGCCTACATAAGGGCCTCATTTTCTAATCAATATACAGATGAGGTCCATGACCACCAATATACAAAACCAAACCTTCAATTTTGGCGTGATCACATCTTTCAATGCTTTTTAGTAACTCTTTGAATTGCTTGTCTTATTATCTTTGAAGATGGCGTTGATCGATTCACCTACTAATAAACATAGTTATCAGTTGACAGTAATAATGCTCTTCAAACTTAGTGCTGTGCAATGTCGATATTGGGAGAGCTAACTAAAAACTTATTGTAAAAGTACTTTGACCGAATGAAAATCCAAATGAAGATTGCTTGTTGCACGCATGACTTCTACAAATAAATCGTCTCCCAAGGACATTGAATTTCTATGGTAATATCCTTCCTTATTTTAGAGACGTTAACATCTTCATTCAATATATCCTCCTTCTGAAATGGTCTTGTAGTTTTTATCTCACTGATTCCAGAAGCTTTCCTTTTCTTCAACGCCTGCatcttttctctttttcttccCTCTGCTACCTAGTACATGATTTTCATCAATTTTGGCTTTTGGTCTTTTTAGCTTTCCTTCCTTGCCATTATCCTCCTGCGTCTCAAGTAAGTGATTGCTATGCTTCACAGGAACTTCATAAGGTATTTTTTTAAGCAAAATTTGTGAAGGCAGATTATCCGGTAGCCAAGGCAGATTATCCGGTAGCCAAGGCAGATTATCTGGTAGTCAATAGGGATTAAATATTGGAACAACATCAGACTTGATGGAAACTTAAATGTGCTAAGCAAAAAAAATATATGCTACTTAAATTTGGCTCAATCGAATTATAATTAACTCACCGGGTCAGTTTGTACTTCGCTCAACTACCCCACCTGAATACGGAAAGTATACAACTGTCTGAAACACAGAAAAACGCATCACTAATGAATTGTTCTCTAGTGAAAAATGTGATCTTAGCAAGTCACGGTTAAAGTCAGTACCTGAACTAATGCACTCTGAGAAACACCAAGGATCCAGATGTCAAAAAGAACACAAGAGAATAAGCATGTATTCACTATCTAGAAAGTGTCAAGCAGAAACTTGAAATTTGCAGCAAATTGTGGTCTAAGATTGCAGCATATACCTTTGCAAGTAGAGTGCGACCTGAAAACTTTGCTATCTGCATAGCGCACATTGCACAATCAAATGTTTTGATTT is a genomic window containing:
- the LOC141712885 gene encoding receptor protein-tyrosine kinase CEPR2 codes for the protein MTLPSIMFSKMTPFSLQILVTLLVFFNLFTPYETQSLESQALLEFKKQLIDPLHYLDSWKESNPPCQFFGVSCDRKSGRVVEISLDNKSLSGQISPSICMLESLSSLVLPSNVISGVLPLELANCSNLRVLNITGNNMNGNLPDLSKLVKLEVLDLSSNYFTGKFPTWVGKLTGLVSLGLGINDYDEGEIPESIGNLGNLTWLYLAGSNLTGEIPESIFDLHALETLDISTNRLTGNFPKDISKLRNINKIELFANNLTGQIPPEFATLNLLKEFDISTNQMYGTLPPEVGNMKNLTVFHLAKNNFSGEFPRGFGDMHHLVSLSIYKNGFSGEFPENLGKYSPLNSMDISENKFTGYFPKFLCANRNLQYLLALDNNFSGELSDDYANCKSLVRLRINQNQLSGNIPDDLWALPYAVIIDFSDNNFSGGISSNIKDSIRLSALELTNNKFSGYLPNELGKLVQLQKLHLSNNDFSGEIPSSIGALNQLSYLHLEQNSLTGSIPADLSKCSRLVELDLASNSLSNNIPDTFRRMSSLNSLNLSRNQLSGSIPEGLQKLKLSSIDLSRNQLSGKLASDLLIMGGDQAFIGNKELCINKNLKNHSSQGLNICENKYGTISKDKGIMLVIILLALVCMLSVLLVLSYRNFKLKEAYIENSLEKKVSDSKWMIETFHHVEFDAEDICDLDEDNLIGTGSTGKVYRLDTKKVGKSVAVKQLWEGKATKTLTAESGILRKIRHRNILKLYAFLIKGGSNYLVFEYMANGNLFQALHRTMKGGIPELDWNQRYNIALGVARGMAYLHHDCSPPIIHRDIKSTNILLDEEYEPKIADFGVAKVVQESFKDPESNCFAGTHGYIAPELAYTLKITEKCDVYSFGVVLLELVTGRRAIEETYGEGRDVVFWVSTHLDKSEHVSAVLDHRLTSDFVQNEMIKVLKIATLCTTKLPRLRPDMREVVNMLIDAKPMSLKMKGKPT